One genomic region from Rhizomicrobium palustre encodes:
- a CDS encoding collagen-binding domain-containing protein, with product MKRLGLLLLSVSFISSASASALDPAALLASYNLITAGNATTNGDIEGAMLVGGNFTGAAGTANLFNNTAHLPSDKTSYIYGNNSSGINVDNGGRLYIGGNNNGPVNLNAKGSIQVAGNNAGNINGSGAPGFIAVGGSNSGSINFNGAANLMGNSTAIVPVASLSDVVSTLTSYSVTLAAKTANGTTSKVGNIAKFEYAGAGPAIFSLTANDLTTLATNANMDFLVPAADTPVVVNVDLQGASWTAPSSGHFVSGSPLQNVLFNFYNGSGSTLSFSTLWEASILAMGSEVINGTPIEGSVAAASFTGHGELHNYPLQHPPGDGGNENPPPAIPEPAPLGMMFGALLVLAGMLRRKAIRA from the coding sequence ATGAAACGCCTAGGGCTGCTTCTACTTTCCGTAAGCTTCATTTCCAGCGCATCGGCAAGCGCACTCGATCCCGCCGCGCTGCTCGCGAGCTATAATCTCATCACGGCGGGCAATGCCACCACGAATGGCGATATTGAAGGTGCCATGCTCGTCGGTGGCAATTTCACTGGCGCGGCAGGCACGGCCAATCTCTTCAACAATACCGCGCACCTGCCGTCGGACAAAACGAGCTACATCTACGGCAACAATTCCAGCGGCATCAATGTCGATAATGGCGGGCGGCTTTATATCGGCGGCAACAATAACGGGCCGGTCAACCTCAACGCCAAGGGCAGCATTCAGGTCGCGGGCAATAACGCCGGCAATATCAACGGCTCCGGTGCGCCCGGCTTCATCGCGGTGGGCGGGAGCAATTCAGGCTCCATCAACTTCAATGGCGCCGCCAATCTGATGGGCAATAGCACGGCCATTGTCCCGGTGGCCTCGCTCAGCGACGTGGTCAGCACACTGACGTCCTATTCGGTTACACTCGCGGCAAAGACGGCGAATGGCACCACCAGCAAGGTTGGGAATATCGCCAAGTTCGAATATGCAGGTGCAGGCCCCGCGATCTTCTCGTTGACGGCGAACGATCTCACCACGCTCGCCACCAACGCCAATATGGATTTCCTGGTGCCCGCCGCCGATACGCCGGTAGTGGTCAATGTGGATCTGCAAGGCGCGAGTTGGACGGCGCCTTCGAGCGGCCATTTCGTCAGTGGTTCTCCGCTGCAGAACGTGCTGTTCAATTTCTACAATGGCAGCGGCAGCACGCTCAGCTTCTCGACGCTGTGGGAGGCTTCGATCCTGGCCATGGGCTCCGAGGTGATCAATGGCACGCCTATCGAAGGCAGTGTGGCCGCGGCGTCGTTCACTGGCCATGGCGAGCTGCATAATTATCCGCTGCAGCATCCCCCTGGCGATGGCGGCAATGAGAATCCGCCCCCCGCCATCCCGGAACCGGCGCCGCTCGGCATGATGTTTGGTGCGCTGCTTGTCTTGGCTGGAATGCTCCGGCGCAAAGCGATCCGGGCGTAA
- a CDS encoding glycosyltransferase family 2 protein — translation MSDLSLILQYGLAVVLVLLAVLSAQLLLLGSLRLFTPGRSLRRPTLPDAALPPVLVQLPVRNEGPLAVRVAVAAAEMDWPQDKLHIQVLDDGDEEAHESLKHAILAAIPPGTRIDVLRRGERTGFKAGNLSFGLAQSDEPFIAMFDADFAPEPDFLRRMMPVLIGDDGLAFVQSRWGHANRDANWLTRAQGLLLDSHFAVEQEARFRAGLPLSFNGSGGIWRRAAIDSVGGWHGDTLTEDLDLSVRCCLKGWRSAFAADVVAYGELPESAAAWRSQQGRWTKGHAQCAKKLLPMVWQSELPLALKAALTLQMCQFAFYTLAFFSAAISLSLMYIGAVYIDAVARLGLFVTFFGLGASFTYVWLGQKLLGRERMIGLHRALLLSAVFPSGLILANTRATFDAYFSRQMYFQRTLRAGERYKGGWRGGPELAAGVFLPAFAFAESVWSLPFFTFAVSGLISIGLMGFSGATGASLPRRQATRQITRD, via the coding sequence ATGTCAGACCTGTCTCTGATTCTGCAGTACGGGCTAGCCGTCGTGCTGGTGCTTCTGGCCGTACTTTCCGCGCAGCTTTTGCTGCTGGGTTCCTTGCGTCTGTTCACGCCAGGGCGCTCCTTGCGCCGCCCTACCCTTCCCGATGCCGCCCTGCCGCCCGTTCTGGTGCAACTTCCCGTCCGCAATGAAGGCCCCTTGGCCGTGCGGGTGGCGGTTGCCGCCGCCGAAATGGACTGGCCCCAGGATAAGCTCCACATCCAGGTGCTGGATGACGGCGACGAGGAAGCCCACGAATCGCTTAAGCACGCCATTCTGGCCGCGATTCCCCCCGGAACCCGCATCGACGTGCTGCGCCGGGGCGAGCGCACCGGTTTCAAGGCCGGTAATCTGAGCTTTGGCCTCGCCCAATCCGACGAGCCCTTCATCGCCATGTTCGACGCCGATTTCGCGCCGGAGCCCGATTTCCTGCGCCGCATGATGCCGGTGCTGATCGGCGATGACGGCCTTGCCTTTGTCCAATCCCGCTGGGGCCATGCCAATCGCGATGCCAACTGGCTGACCCGGGCCCAGGGCCTGCTGCTGGATTCCCATTTCGCGGTGGAACAGGAAGCCCGCTTCCGCGCCGGTCTGCCGCTCTCGTTCAACGGCTCTGGCGGCATCTGGCGCCGCGCCGCCATCGACAGCGTGGGCGGCTGGCATGGCGACACCCTGACCGAAGACCTGGACCTTTCCGTCCGCTGCTGCCTCAAGGGCTGGCGCAGTGCCTTCGCCGCCGATGTGGTGGCCTATGGCGAATTGCCGGAATCGGCCGCCGCCTGGCGTTCGCAGCAGGGCCGCTGGACCAAGGGCCATGCCCAATGCGCCAAGAAGCTTCTTCCCATGGTTTGGCAGAGCGAACTGCCGCTGGCGCTGAAAGCGGCGCTGACGCTGCAGATGTGCCAGTTCGCTTTCTATACCCTCGCCTTCTTCTCGGCCGCGATCAGCCTCTCGCTGATGTATATCGGCGCGGTGTATATCGATGCCGTGGCGCGGCTCGGCCTATTTGTCACCTTCTTCGGTCTCGGCGCCTCTTTCACCTATGTCTGGCTTGGCCAGAAGCTTCTGGGCCGCGAGCGCATGATCGGCTTGCACCGCGCGCTACTGCTCTCCGCTGTGTTCCCGAGCGGTCTGATCCTCGCCAATACGCGGGCGACCTTTGACGCCTACTTCTCCCGCCAAATGTATTTCCAGCGCACCCTGCGCGCGGGCGAGCGCTACAAAGGCGGCTGGCGCGGCGGCCCCGAACTCGCCGCTGGTGTGTTTCTGCCGGCCTTTGCCTTTGCCGAATCGGTCTGGAGCCTGCCCTTCTTCACCTTCGCGGTGTCCGGGCTCATTTCGATTGGTCTCATGGGCTTTTCGGGTGCGACCGGCGCATCGCTGCCACGGCGGCAAGCGACACGCCAGATCACGCGGGACTGA
- a CDS encoding ABC transporter permease, whose product MSGARFTIHRVFAMLGKEFIQMRRDRTTLAMLVGIPLMQLFLFGYAINMVPRHLPTAMIVADDGSLVDSIVSGIANSSYFDIGHVTYSRAEARKLLAENKVAFAIEIPTNFSRDLVRGSGPSILVEADATDPAASSYAVSAITGLATTAMRDDLKGPLAARASAPPPFSVAIHNLYNPEANTQFNVVPGLLGIILTMTMVMATSISLTRERERGTYENLLAMPARPLEIMIGKITPNIFVGAFQAALILGVARFIFHVPMLGDLTVLAVEGTIYITALLAVGYTISTIATNQMQAMQMTFFFFMPSILLSGFAFPFRGMPGWAQAIGEVLPITHFLRIVRGVLLKGNGWGEVWPDTWPMLAFLVVAGGIAISRFRQTLD is encoded by the coding sequence ATGAGTGGCGCCCGTTTCACCATCCACCGCGTCTTTGCCATGCTGGGCAAGGAATTTATCCAGATGCGGCGCGACCGCACCACGCTGGCCATGCTGGTTGGCATTCCGCTGATGCAGCTCTTTTTGTTCGGCTATGCCATCAACATGGTACCACGCCATCTGCCCACCGCGATGATCGTGGCCGATGACGGGTCGTTGGTGGATTCCATCGTCTCGGGCATCGCCAATTCGAGCTATTTCGATATCGGCCATGTCACCTATTCGCGCGCCGAAGCGCGCAAGCTTCTCGCAGAGAACAAGGTCGCTTTCGCGATCGAGATTCCCACCAATTTCTCGCGCGACCTCGTACGCGGAAGCGGCCCCAGCATTCTGGTGGAAGCCGATGCCACCGATCCGGCGGCGAGTTCCTATGCGGTGTCGGCGATCACGGGCCTTGCCACCACGGCGATGCGCGATGATCTGAAAGGCCCCCTCGCCGCGCGTGCCAGCGCGCCCCCGCCTTTCTCGGTGGCGATTCACAATCTCTATAATCCCGAAGCCAATACCCAGTTCAATGTCGTGCCGGGTCTGCTCGGCATCATCCTGACCATGACCATGGTGATGGCGACCTCGATCTCGCTGACCCGCGAGCGCGAACGCGGCACCTATGAGAATCTGCTGGCCATGCCCGCGCGGCCTTTGGAAATCATGATCGGCAAGATCACGCCGAATATCTTCGTGGGCGCGTTTCAGGCAGCCCTGATCCTGGGCGTGGCGCGCTTCATCTTCCATGTGCCGATGCTGGGCGACCTGACAGTGCTGGCGGTGGAGGGAACCATCTACATCACCGCGCTGCTGGCGGTCGGCTATACCATCTCGACCATCGCCACCAATCAGATGCAGGCGATGCAGATGACCTTCTTCTTTTTCATGCCCTCTATCCTGTTATCGGGTTTCGCCTTCCCGTTCCGCGGCATGCCGGGTTGGGCGCAAGCCATCGGCGAGGTCCTGCCCATCACCCATTTCCTGCGCATCGTGCGCGGGGTGCTTTTGAAGGGGAATGGCTGGGGCGAGGTTTGGCCCGATACCTGGCCGATGCTCGCCTTTCTGGTGGTGGCGGGCGGGATTGCTATCTCAAGGTTCCGTCAAACCCTGGATTGA
- a CDS encoding ABC transporter ATP-binding protein, whose protein sequence is MNARRSTTSHHANPSGGTAKAIDVQNLTKRFGKKVAVNGVDIAVPKGEVWGFLGPNGSGKTTTIRMLCGLLHADDGQGTCLGYDFRREADAIKRETGYMTQRFSFWEDLSIRENLEFVARVYGLSNRRALVDDCLEKLGLASRQKQLAGELSGGWKQRMALAACTLHSPKLLLLDEPTAGVDPKARRDFWNEIHRLSGEGITVLVSTHYMDEAERCDQIVFISYGDIVARGPVREIIRQSGLITFTVGGEGARQLADRLRGQPGVASVAFFGALLHVSGYDREVLERALAPYRGDPKLTILETDSSLEDVFIQLQEQAIAKGAGA, encoded by the coding sequence ATGAATGCGCGCCGCTCCACCACGAGCCACCATGCAAACCCAAGTGGTGGGACGGCTAAGGCTATCGACGTTCAGAACCTCACCAAGCGTTTCGGCAAAAAGGTGGCGGTGAATGGTGTCGATATCGCGGTGCCGAAAGGAGAAGTCTGGGGCTTCTTAGGCCCGAACGGGTCGGGCAAGACCACCACCATTCGTATGCTCTGCGGCCTGCTGCATGCCGATGACGGCCAGGGCACGTGCCTTGGCTATGATTTTCGCCGCGAAGCCGACGCGATCAAGCGCGAAACCGGCTACATGACCCAGCGCTTCAGCTTCTGGGAAGATCTTTCCATTCGCGAAAATCTCGAATTCGTGGCGCGGGTCTATGGGCTTTCGAACCGCCGCGCGCTGGTGGATGACTGCCTCGAAAAGCTAGGCCTCGCGAGCCGCCAGAAACAGCTTGCGGGCGAATTATCGGGCGGCTGGAAGCAGCGCATGGCGCTCGCCGCCTGCACCCTGCATTCCCCCAAACTTTTGCTGTTGGACGAGCCCACCGCGGGCGTGGACCCCAAGGCGCGGCGCGATTTCTGGAACGAGATTCACCGGCTTTCCGGCGAAGGCATCACCGTTCTGGTCTCCACCCATTACATGGATGAGGCCGAGCGCTGCGATCAGATCGTCTTCATCTCGTACGGAGACATCGTGGCGCGCGGACCGGTGCGCGAGATCATCCGCCAATCAGGCCTCATCACCTTCACCGTTGGCGGTGAGGGCGCGCGGCAATTGGCAGATCGACTGCGTGGCCAGCCTGGCGTTGCTTCCGTCGCCTTCTTCGGCGCGCTTTTGCATGTCTCCGGCTACGACCGCGAGGTTCTGGAACGCGCGCTGGCGCCCTATCGCGGCGATCCCAAGCTGACCATCCTGGAGACCGACTCCAGCCTGGAAGACGTCTTCATCCAGCTTCAGGAGCAAGCCATAGCCAAGGGGGCGGGAGCATGA
- a CDS encoding HlyD family secretion protein, translating to MKLRDLLIGLAVAIFLAGCEKPHEGRWLGYAEGDVANIAAPAPGWVSEMKIERGAAVKIGDPLFVLDDTSQTAGRDSATAQIAQTKGQIAQAEANLDLAKRQFERQKGLMAKAATSRQAYDQAKSAYEAAAAEIEALRASEAQAKASLTNAAYQLSERQIIARTSGRVQQIYFRKGEYVPAQTPVVAILPPENIYVRFFVPEADFAQVKLGRKVRIHCDGCGDGLTATISFVADAHEFTPPVIFSNQSRSQLVFKIEARAPGGLKLNPGQPVDIDPL from the coding sequence ATGAAATTGCGCGACCTCCTCATCGGACTGGCTGTGGCGATCTTTTTAGCGGGCTGCGAGAAGCCGCATGAAGGGCGCTGGCTGGGCTATGCCGAAGGAGATGTCGCCAATATCGCTGCACCGGCGCCGGGCTGGGTCAGCGAGATGAAAATCGAGCGAGGCGCGGCGGTGAAAATCGGCGATCCGCTTTTCGTGCTGGACGATACCAGCCAGACGGCGGGACGCGATTCCGCCACGGCACAGATCGCCCAGACAAAAGGCCAAATCGCGCAAGCCGAAGCCAATCTTGATCTCGCCAAGCGCCAGTTCGAACGCCAGAAAGGCCTGATGGCAAAAGCCGCGACCTCACGCCAAGCCTATGATCAGGCCAAGTCCGCCTATGAGGCTGCGGCGGCTGAGATCGAAGCCCTGCGCGCCAGTGAGGCGCAAGCCAAAGCGAGTCTTACCAACGCCGCCTATCAGCTTTCCGAACGCCAGATCATCGCGCGCACCTCTGGCCGTGTGCAGCAGATCTATTTCCGCAAAGGCGAATATGTGCCAGCGCAGACGCCTGTTGTCGCGATATTGCCGCCTGAGAACATCTATGTCCGCTTCTTCGTGCCGGAAGCCGATTTCGCCCAGGTGAAGCTGGGGCGGAAAGTGCGCATTCATTGCGATGGCTGTGGCGATGGCCTCACCGCAACGATTAGCTTTGTCGCCGACGCCCATGAATTCACCCCGCCGGTGATCTTCTCCAATCAGAGCCGCAGCCAGCTGGTGTTCAAGATCGAGGCGCGCGCGCCGGGCGGGCTGAAACTCAATCCCGGCCAGCCGGTGGATATCGATCCGCTATGA
- a CDS encoding TetR/AcrR family transcriptional regulator yields the protein MDNIPSPDTAVDTKPEADRHSRTWQRRKQARPGEILDAALTVFAEKGFSAARMEDIAARAGVTKGTIYLYFQSKEEVFKQLARQHVGDKLNLATTAARDFEGSTFDFLMLFFHGFACNVVNSEAAALPKIIIAESGNFPELAIFWRKEVIDRSMSFLRGIIEKGIARGEIRDLPVDYICKLCAAPMLMSLIWRTTFAQTDDKPFDYDAFLAVHRDVLYRGLRAGGAA from the coding sequence ATGGACAACATTCCCTCCCCAGACACCGCCGTAGACACCAAACCCGAAGCGGATCGCCACAGCCGCACCTGGCAGCGACGTAAGCAGGCCCGCCCAGGCGAGATCCTGGATGCCGCCCTCACCGTCTTCGCTGAAAAAGGATTTTCGGCTGCCCGCATGGAAGACATCGCCGCCAGGGCCGGTGTGACCAAGGGCACGATCTATCTCTACTTCCAAAGCAAGGAAGAGGTCTTCAAGCAGCTCGCCCGCCAGCATGTCGGCGATAAGCTCAACCTCGCCACGACGGCGGCGCGCGATTTCGAAGGCAGTACCTTCGATTTCCTGATGCTGTTTTTCCATGGCTTCGCCTGCAATGTCGTGAACAGCGAAGCCGCCGCCCTGCCCAAGATCATCATCGCCGAATCCGGCAACTTCCCGGAGCTCGCCATCTTCTGGCGCAAAGAGGTGATCGACCGTTCGATGAGTTTTTTGCGCGGCATCATCGAGAAAGGCATCGCGCGCGGTGAGATTCGCGACCTGCCGGTGGACTATATTTGCAAACTCTGCGCGGCGCCGATGCTGATGAGCCTGATCTGGCGCACCACCTTTGCCCAGACCGATGATAAGCCTTTCGATTACGATGCCTTTTTGGCGGTGCATCGCGACGTGCTCTATCGCGGCCTGCGCGCAGGGGGTGCGGCATGA
- a CDS encoding CC0125/CC1285 family lipoprotein: MSAFARVSVAVGACLILAACQTPATYHPRDPQSGTGYTDEQLAANRYRVTFTGNSSTRREVVENYLLLRAAEVTLKAGYHWFIFDTRDTQAQTTYRSDFVGWPGWRGYGRYWHSWSGWGVGAGTDITTRPITSYEAFAEIVLLNQPEAMREPRAIKAEDVLEHIGPMARTPQP, translated from the coding sequence ATGTCAGCTTTTGCCCGCGTGAGTGTTGCAGTGGGGGCATGCCTGATCCTCGCGGCCTGTCAGACCCCGGCCACTTATCATCCCCGCGACCCCCAAAGCGGCACCGGCTACACTGATGAGCAGCTCGCCGCGAATCGCTATCGGGTGACCTTCACCGGCAATTCCTCGACCCGTCGCGAGGTGGTGGAGAATTATCTTCTTCTGCGCGCTGCCGAGGTGACCCTGAAGGCGGGCTATCACTGGTTTATCTTCGACACCCGCGATACCCAGGCCCAGACCACCTATAGAAGCGATTTCGTGGGCTGGCCGGGCTGGCGCGGCTATGGCCGCTATTGGCATAGCTGGTCCGGTTGGGGCGTCGGTGCCGGGACCGATATCACCACACGTCCGATCACATCCTATGAGGCCTTCGCGGAGATCGTGCTCTTGAACCAGCCCGAAGCCATGCGCGAGCCGCGCGCCATCAAGGCGGAAGACGTGCTGGAACACATCGGACCGATGGCCCGTACCCCGCAGCCCTAA
- a CDS encoding sulfurtransferase TusA family protein → MFDGAEHLDLRGLKCPLPALMARRVLINAAPGTVLLVICDDPLSHLDLPHMARQEGFTVLSEAHEGGIYRAHLQRR, encoded by the coding sequence ATGTTTGATGGCGCCGAGCACCTCGATCTTCGCGGGCTGAAATGCCCTTTGCCCGCCTTGATGGCACGCCGGGTTCTTATCAACGCCGCGCCAGGCACGGTGCTTTTGGTGATCTGCGATGACCCGCTCTCACACCTGGACCTGCCGCATATGGCGCGGCAAGAGGGCTTCACCGTGTTGAGCGAAGCCCACGAGGGCGGGATTTATCGCGCCCATCTGCAGCGCCGTTAG
- a CDS encoding cyclic nucleotide-gated ion channel: protein MGGARSSYAKLRHRAYLVLEGGPAHGKLGEAIEIFIVVLIIANVVAFTLQSVPSIREPYWFDLEAFEVFSVAVFTLEYIARLWVAIENPLIRSHGRWKGRLRAALTPTMVIDFFAVAPVYFTVFFPYLDLRFLRMVRLFRLLKIARYSPALSTLGRVLAAERRALYGTFLLLICATVFAAAVMHAVEGSVQPDKFGTIPSAMWWAITTLTTVGYGDEVPITFWGRVVAGFTMVMGLGVLALPVGIVANGFMTSIHQREFVVTFGMLARVPLFKDFDAKLLSEVMSVLRSQSVAKGTIIAVKGAPAHAMYFIISGEVEAEVARRPVRFGPGDFFGELALLHQTHRRATIVALTNCRLLALSAEDFTMLTRKHPPLRGHIERAAEAHLVRYEREGDIPAAEISAATERRFEIQEDV, encoded by the coding sequence ATGGGCGGGGCGCGGTCCAGCTACGCAAAGCTCCGCCATCGCGCTTATCTTGTGCTGGAAGGCGGCCCGGCTCATGGCAAGCTGGGCGAGGCGATCGAGATTTTCATCGTCGTCCTCATCATTGCCAATGTGGTCGCCTTCACGCTGCAAAGCGTGCCTTCCATCCGCGAGCCTTATTGGTTCGATCTGGAGGCCTTCGAGGTTTTCTCGGTCGCCGTTTTCACCCTCGAATATATCGCGCGGCTGTGGGTGGCGATCGAAAACCCGCTCATCCGCAGCCATGGGCGCTGGAAAGGACGGCTACGCGCCGCCCTGACCCCGACCATGGTGATCGACTTCTTCGCGGTGGCGCCGGTCTATTTCACGGTCTTCTTTCCTTATCTCGATTTGCGCTTCCTGCGCATGGTGCGCCTCTTCCGGCTTCTCAAGATCGCGCGCTATTCGCCGGCGCTGTCGACTTTGGGCCGGGTTCTGGCGGCGGAGCGCCGCGCCCTTTACGGCACCTTTCTGCTGCTCATCTGTGCCACCGTGTTTGCCGCCGCGGTGATGCATGCGGTGGAAGGCTCGGTGCAGCCGGATAAATTCGGTACCATCCCCTCGGCAATGTGGTGGGCGATCACCACGCTGACTACGGTCGGTTATGGCGATGAAGTTCCGATCACCTTCTGGGGGCGCGTCGTGGCAGGCTTTACCATGGTGATGGGGCTTGGCGTTCTGGCCTTGCCGGTCGGTATTGTCGCCAACGGCTTTATGACCTCCATCCATCAGCGCGAATTCGTCGTCACCTTCGGCATGCTGGCGCGCGTGCCGCTGTTCAAGGATTTCGACGCCAAGCTCCTCAGCGAGGTGATGAGCGTCTTGCGCAGCCAATCGGTCGCCAAAGGCACCATCATCGCCGTGAAGGGCGCCCCCGCGCATGCGATGTATTTCATCATCTCCGGCGAGGTGGAAGCCGAGGTGGCGCGCCGCCCGGTCCGTTTCGGCCCCGGCGATTTCTTCGGCGAGCTGGCACTACTGCATCAGACCCATAGGCGCGCGACCATCGTGGCGCTGACCAATTGCCGTCTCTTGGCGCTTTCGGCAGAGGATTTCACCATGCTGACACGCAAGCATCCGCCTTTGCGCGGCCATATCGAACGCGCCGCCGAGGCCCATCTTGTCCGCTACGAGCGCGAGGGCGATATTCCAGCCGCCGAGATCTCCGCCGCCACCGAGCGGCGCTTCGAGATCCAAGAAGATGTTTGA